Within Salvia splendens isolate huo1 chromosome 21, SspV2, whole genome shotgun sequence, the genomic segment GCTACTGATTAATAATGCATGTATTCTTGCAAAATCGACCTTTATCATAACATTAAAATAGTAAAACAAAAACTAAGTAAATTGAATTCATTTGTTTCTGCTATGTGCTTTAGCAAAAAAATAATTGTGAAATgggaaattaaataaatatatttccaCAGTATTCCTAATTTAGGTGGAGATTTAGTTTGCCGTCGCTTGCACTTCCACACAAATCAGAAAGAGAGACTAAAATAGGGAAAAAAAAGAACGAAAAAAATGAAGCATATGTAGTTTCCTTTCGGCAGGTGCAAGTGTTCCCAATTTgtcattaatattaataaaatatataaaaggagaaaatatagCTATTTTAATAATTAGATCAAAATGCTCTTTCGGTATTCCAAATGAGAATACTTTTATTCTCAATCAATTATCAGATTCGTATTCTGTTTATGACTCTACTCTACCTCTCATTACTAATAAAACTTTGTATAAAGAAATACTAGATTTATTAAcccaaaaatattataattatggGTATACAGTCTGGTAATTAAATTGACGGTACTCGTtaaaaataactaaattaaattacgAGATAGTATTTGTTATGATATTAATTGTCGAATGCTTACGCGATATTtgataaataattatgaaatcAGCAAAGATAAGAAAAGTACGTGTGTGCTGAGTATTGTTTAGATCACATCTAATTTATGAGCTCTCAGTTACATACCTAATTTCTTACTTTGAAACCACAaaatttatagtattaataATATTGAAAATGGTAGCATAGTTCTTAGATTGGATTGGAGGCATTTTGTCAATTATAAAGAATGTCAAACATAGTTCTTAGAGCATTTTGCAGCCTTATTGCATGagagtttatttatttatttatttatttatttatttatttattttttcggaTGCTCCTATTTCAGTAGTAAGCTAGGCTGCCTGCCACTCCCGACGGCTGAATGCTGCCTTATTACAAGCCGGATTTTGCAGCCACGtcgattttctatttttgtcaaaattttatttttatttatttataatatattattctAACTATAAATACTAGGAGTACTACATTTTTCTTCTCATTTTACCATCCTCTTTCACGAGGAATGTAATTACGCTCAACTCCAACAAGATTTGATCGAAATAATTTAGATGCGTAACGATTGAAGTTTTTAATATAGAAATTTTAATCAAGCCAACGCTATTTTTATtgcaataatttttaatttttgatattttaatctatattagttttaaaattttaaaaattaatatcgATTATTTAAGTTGTGATTGAAATAAGGCTGACGTTATTGCAAGTAGTCTGGTTAAATAAAAATTGCTAACGTAACAGGAAAAAAAGGAATTGGAGTCtgaaaatgaggatgaatttgAGGGTTTTATTGGTAATGCCTATTTAATAAACTTGATGGGTATATGATCTTCGCTCCAGCCTCCAAAGTCTCTAACAATATAGTATCTTGTTTAATAATATACACTTTAAATGTCGATCAAATTTATTAATGAACCATTTAAATACGTTGGGACAACATCAACCTAAATGAATAACGAATTTGTCACGCCCTCACCCAAAATCCTTTCATATAGTATTTGATAGTAATTCATCTTGAGGTATATAAGCACGCATCAATTTTGATTAATATGCATTATACGAtctattatactccctccgtctgcgtTACTTGAacgtttccttttcggcacggagattaaggaatgagtgatagacaaagtcaaatattacggctgtaggtgataatttttattaaaaatggaaagagtgcaaataacttgggacgctcagaaaggaaatacgtgcaagtaacacgggacggagggagtaccattttCAATCTAAAATTCCGACATTCAGATAGATTATCTGACACAGAATATGTCTAGGTCCCCACATTTTCATTCCGAACCTACATAAAGTATTGAAACATTTGATATATTTCAGAATACATCATCCACTACATTAATTTCTATATTAGTAGCAAACTAACCCACCCCAATTGTGATTAGGATAaccttcaaattcactaaaatttTAACTTTAAATAAATTCTATCGTTGTTTAGGCCCTTGATTTTGATCTGGACTCAAAGAGAAAATCATTTTGACATACTGATGACTTCTAATACTACTACTTGTTAATTGTCATAACTTCAACAACTTTGTAATGGAATGATCAATATTGAGTCAAAATTTAACTATATCAAGATTGCTCTAACTTCCAACATATACTCTATATAATAGTGCATTTCCAATGATTTCTACATGTAAAAGAGTGGCACATTTTGTTTTGTGCAGAAGAAGCTTCTTTCCACTTCCAGTTATTAATAACAAATAATTAAGCTAATGTTTAGCATTAACTCGGTTGTAAGTAAAATACTCCTAAGAAACACACAAACCCAAAAAAGGGGAAAAGCACATAAAGATTGATTGATGAAAAGGTAAAGAGACAAGTCTGCAACAAGTGATTCTGTCCCCCTATGTGCCACGTTGGAATTTCTTTCTTTCACGTGGTAAAAGTGTAATTAACATTGATTAATCCTTGCTACTCTTTCATTAACAACATTAATCTTCACGGTTACATGCATTCAATACAGTCTATTTTCTAAAAAACTACTTATATTACTATAATAATTCATGTACTGATTAATAGTATTACTATCATATGTATAAATAATGGCATAATCCAATATTAATAAGTATTTTTCAGAGAAGAAATATGATACCGTGTGCATTTGATTAAACCAAACTATATACGTAAAGCATGTAAGGTAAACACATAGCTAATTATAATGAGATGATTAATTTAGGTTGGATAGGGATATGTGAAAGGAACATGTTCTCTTTCAGTTGAAACAGTTAAAGAAAGCCGCCAATTGGAAATAGGAATTGTGTGAGCAAGCAGCAGCAATAGATTGTTTCAGTTGGGAAGAGATCAAAAGATCCCTAACCAAACATATCTCAGGTGGCAATGCATCGAATTGCACGCCACCACGTGGACAACGCAACCTCAGATTCCcctcctttctctctcacaTACCTATACAAATTTACTGTATTTGCATTTTCTCTATATTATGTCTATTTATCACATTATTTCCAAAAATGGTCCAAATCCATCGTCATCTTACTATAGTTCAAAAGGGCTCACCTTTCTAACCCGTGAGGCTAGATATTAATTAGTGTGTTTATGGTTAAAATCAGGGGCGGAGCCCGAGCCACGATGGGGCCAGGGGGGGCCCTTGGGCCCCTCAGCCATTTGGATAATACatgtatataatatatgtatgttTAACATATTACGTTCTAGTGTAGTTGGTTAGGGTGCCGCCCTTTTATCTGATGGATACTGGATTCGAATATCCCTTGCAAGCATTCTACTTTTTAGTGAACTGTTCCTCTTCTTtggattcatattttattagaatttttgttgattttctcATATTCACTTAtatttaatggatttttttccattaaaattttttattgattttttaaatagtaattttgtataaatcatatttaaattgcataataaaaataatttttataatttaagaatAGATAATAATTCTTTGAttctataaatattttaaaatactactatatgttatgaataatattaattttaatgtgatgccatttatataaaaaaattctgAAATACTAGAAAAATAGCTTGGTTCTAATAAATCGTGCTACGCTCTAAAAAATCTGtttactaattatttttttcatcatcCATTTCTCACGTGTGGTTTTTTATATTGTTCGCGTTCGAGTCGTTTCCGTGTTGTTAGCAATTGAACACAATCAACAAATTTAATGGTAATTTGCCCCCCCCCCACCGTAAAATATCTGGCTCCGCCACTGGTTAAAATATAGGCCAAATAGCCaaaataatcatgtaatttggTCAAATTGTAATCTATTCTGCAACTTTGAAAAATGACCAATTATATCATAACTTTGTTAGTTTTCCAATAGTCACATAGTCTAAAGAAAATTATGTATGATTTTGACAAACGAAAAATATCATGTGAACCGAACATTCAAATATTTAAACGACGTCATTTTATACATTTAGTcaattatgttttaatttttacacATGTATGTATTACATTGATAAATTTAGAAACATAGCATGATTAAATTTTCTGCTATGGGACAATTGAGAAAGAATATCACAGTTATAATTGGTCATTTTTTAAAGTTGCATGGTAgaccaaaatttgaccaaacttcatgACTTTTATGGACCATTGCCTTAAAATATATTACAAGTTAACAATAATTTAGATCTCCTATGGgatattaattagaaatgagtcactcattATCCTAAACGACCTTAAAAATGAAAGGTTATCCACTCATTTAGAGAGAAATTAGGATCACCAATTTGTTGATGTGGGACAGGGAGGGTTTCAATAATATTTTCAGTATGATAATTAATCCTGCTTGTGCGCCGAGTGCACAAGTTTATCGCATTATAGAAAAAAGGCTTACCCTAACTTTCAATACTAATTTTGTACAATTAATTCAAGTTATTTTACTTCTTGGGATCGGGACATCAACAATCATTTGTATAAACTATAAACCAAGAGGTATAGAGACTAGATAGAGTAAAACCCCATCGCTTCTCTTTACGGGAAAATAAGATTCTACCAATGATTCCAATTTATGATTCTCTATACATAGGTTTCATCATATGCTGGTTAACtataattatgtttattttgacAATAAGTattccaaattcaacaataattaCCTTACAATTCTAAACTAATTACTAACCCAAAATTACAAATTTCATAGCTGAGATTGAAAAGTAGCGTGGTGTAGAACTAATTGATCGAACCTTGTCACATAATAttctatatatgtataaatataatgtGTACGTATTTTAAAAGAAAGGGCTTGCGAGGAAAGACTAGTAAAAAAAGCAAGATATAATAGGGAGCTAGGAtcgaaataatattaattttattaaagataAAGTGAGGGTGGTAGGGGTGGCCGCCTCCCCACATtgctttttcattattttaatcCCTATTCCATTTTTCTTCTCTTATCAAAACCCCCCCTCTCACAACTCCCAACCCCTCAATCTTCCTCTCCTTTCATTTCTCTGTGCCATTTCCTTCCTTTGGATCTTCTTATCAAGGTCCCTCTCTTTCTCCTTCCACCTCCCTCTCTGATCATCAACTTGTTGAGCTAATTGGGGTTTTCATCTTTATGCAGTTGTGTGATTCTTGATACTACACATTTTGATCAAGAATATTTGATCAGAAGTTCCAAGGGAAAGGAGATAATTAAAGGGAAATGGCACCAGTTTCTCTGCCTCCCGGTTTTCGATTTCACCCCACCGATGAAGAGCTCGTAGCCTACTACCTCAAGAGAAAGATCAATGGCCGAAAAATCGATCTTGAAATCATCCCAGAGGTTGATCTTTACAAGTGCGAGCCATGGGATCTTCCAGGTATGTATCTTAACATCATCAACTTGATATATCATCATAACTAGGAATTAACATGCATGTTAAAAGAATTAAAGGTTGAATTTTTAAATGAAGTAGCAATGAAGAAAGGTATAAAACATAAACAATATGCATGTCGGTTTGCAAACCCTAGCTTGTGGCGTACATGATTAATGAACtaattgaattgatattaattatcattaaatatatatggaatgcacataaacacacacgcgcgcgcgcacacacacacacatgtttAGGATTgcacataaacacacacaatGTTTGCACTTTTGATAAATATCTTTCAAACTtgagtcaaaatataagaaTATTATTGAGATTTATTATAATATATGTTGCCACAGCATCTTCCATGCATGAAAATTAAATGATTGGGAATGGGGAAGCTTCATCATGGTCTCTACATCTTTTAATGTCTTATTGTTTACAAAGATATATGCAAATATTTTCTCTCCAAGTCATAAAGCAACAGTTGAAGCATAATCCCACTTTTGTACCTTTTTGGCTTCATCTTCTTTATTtaatcacacaaaataaagaTTAACAAGTTGAAGACAAAAAGAGGTAGCTAAATACATTTAGTATGTTTGAAGCTAAACAATACAAGTAAAAAGATGTTTATCTATGAATTAATTTCTTCATTTGAAAGTATAACCAAATAGGAAGTTGGataaagaaatgtgtcatctcaTTTCAAGAAGATAGATTCCTATTCAACTCTCTTTCCACATTCAATCTGCTAGTTATTTCAAGCATAAAAGAAAAGAGTCAAAAGTAACATAGATCCTCAAAAATGAAtatctactactactactaggtaataaattaattaaaccaCTTTTATATTGTACTTAAGGAAAAAAGTGGATGATGAATGAAAAACAGGAAAGTCATTGTTGCCAAGCAAAGACCTAGAATGGTATTTCTTCAGCCCCCGAGACCGTAAATACCCCAACGGATCAAGGACGAACCGGGCCACAAAAGCGGGGTATTGGAAAGCGACAGGCAAGGACAGGAAGGTAAATTCACAGACGAGATCGGTAGGGATGAAGAAAACCCTAGTTTATTACAGAGGCAGAGCTCCTCATGGAGCTCGAACCGATTGGGTCATGCACGAATATCGCTTGGATGATCGCGAATGCGACACTCCCTCTTCCGGCCTCCAGGTAAATATACATATCCATCACTATATATTGGTTCCATGACTTAGCTTGGCTACAATGTATAGTAATGCATCTTTGGCTTTTGTTGGAACAGGATGCCTATGCGCTTTGCCGTGTGTTCAAGAAGAGTTTAAACATACCAAAAGTGGGAGATAACTATGTTACTTCTTGCAGTGATCGATCCTCGAGCATCGACCCCAAGTACGAGGAACTTGATGCTTCCGAGTATCAATTTCCCTCATCCTCCACCCTTAACATGGTGGCCACATCAAGCTCTGATCCGTCTTGGTCGCAATACTTGTCGGAGGAGGCTTTTGCCTACACAAATAATCCATACCCTCCCAACTTTAACCCTCCCTCAAAGGTATACTAAACTTATTTTCACTATTTCTTATTTCACCCTTACTAAAAAGTGTTGTGTCGTTATCAGGTTGACATAGCACTTGAATGTGCCCGGCTGCAGCATAGGTTCACGCTGCCTCCTCTAGAGGTGCAGGATTATCCGCCAGCTGGTTTTCAGATGGATGCGTATTCGAATGCATTCCATGGAAATACAAACCAGCCGGCGGATATAGTGCAAGAGATTCTTTCAGTTGCTCAAGCTTCTCAACATCTTCAAAACCAAGAGACATTCACCGGAAACTATGCTCTCTCCGATGACTTCTCCTTTCTTCTCCAGGCTCCCGACATCGGCTCCTCTAGATATTTTGGAGAAGAACACAATCAAAGGTCAATTGATATTGGAGACAATGACCAAATGTTTCAGACAGGGAGAATGGTGGAGAATTTGAGATGGGTTGGAATGTCCAATAAAGATCTTGAAAAGGTAGGTcatttctctctcctctctttAAATGAAATTTGCAAGACCTAAACCTAACTCATTTGTATTTGATCATGACAGGCATTTGTGGATGATTTCAAGACAGTCCCAATAGAGAACATTTCCAATATGCCAAGAGAATATCATGATTTCCAAGGTGTGTTATCATCCCATTCAACATTTTAGCTTCATATCCATGAAAAACAATTAgtagaatattaattttttttaattagtagaATAATAAATGTAAGTTGATTGATTTTAGGAGAAAGTAGCAACCACAACATGAACACATTCACTAGTGACAACTTGTTGGATGAGGGAGAGATGGAGGATTTCTCGAGCACCCCGGACATGGAGGTATACGCGAAGGTGGAGGTCAGTCACGGATTAATGGTCTCAACGCGACAACTGCCTAACACATTCTACCACAAAGTGGTGCCTTCCAAGACTCTGCAAGTCCAAATCAACCCTATTGTCATCCCTTTTTCCAAATCAACCCTATTGCTCACATCTCAAGATGAAGAAAATGGAGGTTCTAAAGGGAGGTTGTGTGGTGATGAGGTGATCAAGAATATTAGGTCTTATGTAAAATTTGCAGTGGCATTGTGTGCTGCTTGGCTTCGAATAGTTGCTTGAATTCGTTATGTCTACTGATAATTGTTAACATGAAATTAGGGGGTTAAGGTTTGTATACTTTTCAATTGAATTTTCCATCTTTTTTTAGGGGAGGGGGGTATCGGATATACGAATATTAAATTGGGGTGGGGGTTGGTTAATTGTAACTCAATGTAATTGATATACTTATAATTGTATAACTTCGAAGATCTCGTTCTTGAGTGATCTTTTATAAGGAATCCAGGCAAATTGTTCAATGTTTCTTTccttttgaattttgatttttttttttttgttgatattcATTGCTTTGTGTGGAAGTAAAGCCTAATTCAACATGTTCCC encodes:
- the LOC121783614 gene encoding NAC domain-containing protein 45-like, coding for MAPVSLPPGFRFHPTDEELVAYYLKRKINGRKIDLEIIPEVDLYKCEPWDLPGKSLLPSKDLEWYFFSPRDRKYPNGSRTNRATKAGYWKATGKDRKVNSQTRSVGMKKTLVYYRGRAPHGARTDWVMHEYRLDDRECDTPSSGLQDAYALCRVFKKSLNIPKVGDNYVTSCSDRSSSIDPKYEELDASEYQFPSSSTLNMVATSSSDPSWSQYLSEEAFAYTNNPYPPNFNPPSKVDIALECARLQHRFTLPPLEVQDYPPAGFQMDAYSNAFHGNTNQPADIVQEILSVAQASQHLQNQETFTGNYALSDDFSFLLQAPDIGSSRYFGEEHNQRSIDIGDNDQMFQTGRMVENLRWVGMSNKDLEKAFVDDFKTVPIENISNMPREYHDFQGESSNHNMNTFTSDNLLDEGEMEDFSSTPDMEVYAKVEVSHGLMVSTRQLPNTFYHKVVPSKTLQVQINPIVIPFSKSTLLLTSQDEENGGSKGRLCGDEVIKNIRSYVKFAVALCAAWLRIVA